One genomic segment of Drosophila melanogaster chromosome 3L includes these proteins:
- the CG3402 gene encoding uncharacterized protein — MAKMAFQHQAGTAMECLSIPITLHKEKDYDQEGREILKCGFKIGGGIDQDYKKSPQGYTDYGIYVTEVHEGSPAARAGLRIHDKILQCNGYDFTMVTHKKAVSYIRKNPILNMLVARKGVTST; from the exons ATGGCGAAAATGGCATTCCAGCACCAGGCCGGCACGGCGATGGAGTGCTTGAGC ATTCCCATCACGCTGCACAAGGAGAAGGACTACGACCAGGAGGGGCGCGAGATCCTCAAGTGCGGCTTCAAGATCGGCGGCGGAATCGACCAGGACTACAAGAAAAGCCCTCAGGGATACACGGATTAT GGCATCTATGTGACCGAGGTGCACGAGGGCAGTCCCGCCGCCCGAGCAGGTCTGCGGATCCACGACAAGATCCTGCAGTGCAACGGCTACGACTTCACCATGGTCACCCACAAAAAGGCCGTGAGCTACATCCGGAAAAACCCGATACTCAACATGCTGGTGGCCCGCAAGGGCGTGACCTCCACATAA
- the MED30 gene encoding mediator complex subunit 30, protein MWKYGQNQGNQGPSSGGGGGGGPNMMPMGGFGMQHGNMQQMHMSPQHQQQQQQMGMMGGPGSMQMNPQGPGGPGGLMPGMSPQHQMQQQQQQQMMQQQMMVPQQGVGVGVGMGGGVGMGGGGVVPQQQQQQPQQNMPQQNIPQQQQQLNPVAGIPPGGAGGSNNMLAISQQNPHKEINIVQLSRLGQETVQDIASRFQEVFASLKGIQPTSHRENSSEKKVQEYFRTIRLLFKRVRIIYEKCNDAGMDYMSAESLIPYRDEPEPRIEPSLCDEYRKVLQENHELIETVKLKNRQLREIIDRTRIIIWEINTMLAMRRS, encoded by the coding sequence ATGTGGAAATACGGTCAAAACCAGGGTAATCAGGGACCATCgagcggcggcggaggaggcgggGGCCCCAACATGATGCCGATGGGTGGATTTGGCATGCAGCACGGCAATATGCAGCAAATGCACATGTCGCctcaacatcaacagcagcaacaacaaatgggCATGATGGGCGGCCCGGGTAGCATGCAGATGAATCCCCAAGGACCTGGAGGTCCTGGCGGCCTGATGCCCGGCATGTCTCCGCAGCACCagatgcagcaacagcagcagcagcagatgatGCAGCAGCAAATGATGGTGCCCCAACAAGGAGTGGGCGTCGGAGTGGGAATGGGCGGTGGTGTGGGAATGGGCGGAGGGGGAGTGGttccacagcagcagcaacagcagccccAACAAAACATGCCCCAGCAGAACATTccccaacagcaacagcaactcaATCCGGTCGCAGGAATTCCACCCGGTGGAGCCGGGGGCAGCAACAATATGCTGGCTATCTCGCAGCAAAATCCTCACAAGGAGATTAACATTGTGCAGCTGTCCCGTCTCGGTCAGGAAACGGTGCAGGATATCGCCTCGCGCTTCCAGGAGGTCTTCGCCTCCCTCAAGGGCATCCAGCCCACCTCGCACAGGGAAAACAGCTCCGAGAAGAAGGTGCAGGAGTACTTCCGCACCATCCGGCTGCTCTTCAAGAGGGTGCGCATCATCTACGAGAAGTGCAACGACGCCGGAATGGATTACATGAGCGCCGAGAGTCTGATTCCCTACCGCGATGAGCCGGAACCGAGAATCGAGCCCTCGCTGTGCGATGAGTACCGGAAAGTCCTGCAGGAGAACCATGAACTCATAGAGACCGTCAAGCTGAAGAACAGGCAGCTACGCGAGATCATCGATCGGACACGCATCATCATCTGGGAGATCAACACCATGCTGGCCATGCGGCGCTCATAG
- the Rev1 gene encoding DNA polymerase Rev1 yields MTRDEDNGFSEWGGYFEAKKSKLEEQFAAASDPFRKSDLFQGISIFVNGRTDPSADELKRIMMVHGGTFHHYERSHTTYIIASVLPDVKVRNMNLSKFISAKWVVDCLEKKKIVDYKPYLLYTNQKTSQPMLIFGKPKDNGANESKSDVEPPKDKAEVEVDSTKDETQMELGGILKNLQQAVATSPEKEASASESKITNLSTTSNNSTTARTAADPNFLSEFYKNSRLHHIATLGAGFKQYVCRLRQKHGTQGFPKRETLKSLANSHHNCLERYVMHIDMDCFFVSVGLRTRPELRGLPIAVTHSKGGNAATDVPVHPQADRKAELELFAQRFEHHFHDGDKAEKVRSGFDKKMSLSEIASCSYEAREKGIRNGMFVGQALKLCPELKTIPYDFEGYKEVAFTLYDTVAQYTLNIEAVSCDEMFVELTDLAHELNVDVMAFVSHLRQEVYSKTGCPCSAGVAGNKLLARMATKEAKPNGQFLLDSSNDILAYMAPMSLDLLPGVGSSISHKLKQAGLNNCGDVQNTTLEKMEKVLGKKLGQNLFQNCRGIDDRPLAYEQIRKTVSAEMNFGIRFTNSVECEQFLCQLSEEVTKRLVEIRRKARSINLKIMVRAAEAPVETSKYMGHGVCDIINKSSLIKYATDDVNVITTVVLDLMKDADIPPDELRGLGIHLTRLEDANEVRKENNIKEMFGKMSEMRKDKPIPQGAVGDKSIGDDKVNKPLVFENKPKPREPRNVLSMLTAAAVSRKSVTEDRSQRGTSKPITRPLSLVPKLDEDVLAQLPEDIRLEVIANREEHLCIAEYDGYRSPQYPTLRSPPLLNPYVTTNVSPLKATDLKPSTSRAAVARLQKRKERKEQEHYIRSDQIVADYIDDLPDFVNPHILKLISHPVEMPELLMGDNYKDLLNDWVSREEVPKPNDVDLILKQVSRMIKNDQLDHVCDVMKYWCRIINMKRSSSCCWHVAYKHIEESIQNQMLTIEGYSLLFIEYIRCIKCS; encoded by the exons ATGACCCGCGATGAGGATAATGGTTTTAGTGAATGG GGCGGCTACTTCGAAGCCAAGAAATCTAAACTTGAGGAGCAGTTCGCTGCCGCCAGCGATCCATTTCGCAAGTCGGACCTCTTCCAAGGAATTTCTATATTTGTGAACGGCCGGACTGACCCTTCGGCGGATGAACTGAAGCGTATTATGATGGTGCACGGCGGGACCTTTCACCACTACGAAAGGAGCCACACGACGTACATAATAGCCTCCGTTCTGCCCGATGTGAAGGTCAGGAACATGAATCTCAGCAAGTTCATCAGCGCCAAGTGGGTGGTGGATTGTCTGGAGAAAAAGAAGATAGTAGACTACAAACCCTATCTGCTGTACACGAACCAGAAGACATCGCAGCCCATGCTCATCTTTGGGAAACCCAAAGACAACGGCGCAAATGAGAGCAAATCGGATGTGGAGCCGCCGAAAGATAAAGCGGAAGTGGAAGTAGACTCTACAAAAGATGAAACGCAAATGGAGTTGGGTGGCATTCTCAAGAATTTGCAGCAGGCTGTGGCCACTTCGCCGGAAAAGGAGGCCAGTGCATCAGAGAGCAAGATCACAAACTTATCCACCACCTCGAATAACTCCACCACCGCTCGCACAGCCGCGGATCCAAATTTCTTAAGTGAATTCTATAAGAACTCACGACTGCATCACATCGCCACTCTAGGCGCGGGTTTCAAGCAGTATGTCTGCCGGTTGCGTCAGAAGCATGGTACCCAGGGCTTTCCCAAAAGAGAGACACTGAAGTCCCTTGCTAATTCACACCACAATTGTTTGGAACGCTATGTGATGCACATTGACATGGACTGCTTCTTTGTGTCCGTGGGCCTAAGAACCCGTCCTGAGCTTCGTGGGCTGCCGATTGCGGTGACCCACTCGAAGGGAGGTAACGCAGCCACCGATGTACCGGTGCATCCGCAGGCGGACCGAAAGGCAGAGCTGGAACTCTTTGCCCAGCGCTTCGAGCACCATTTCCACGATGGAGACAAGGCGGAAAAGGTGCGCTCGGGCTTCGACAAGAAAATGTCGCTCTCGGAGATCGCCTCCTGCAGCTACGAGGCGCGGGAAAAGGGTATCCGCAATGGCATGTTTGTGGGCCAGGCCCTGAAGCTGTGCCCGGAGTTAAAGACGATTCCGTACGACTTCGAAGGCTACAAGGAGGTGGCTTTCACTCTGTACGACACAGTGGCTCAGTATACCTTAAATATCGAGGCTGTGAGTTGCGACGAGATGTTTGTGGAGCTAACCGATCTGGCACACGAACTCAATGTAGATGTGATGGCTTTTGTGAGTCACCTCAGGCAGGAGGTTTACTCCAAAACGGGATGTCCGTGCTCAGCAGGAGTGGCAGGCAACAA gTTGCTGGCGCGTATGGCCACCAAGGAGGCCAAGCCGAATGGCCAGTTCTTGTTGGATTCGAGCAATGATATTTTGGCCTATATGGCGCCGATGTCTTTGGATTTACTGCCCGGTGTGGGCAGCAGCATAAGCCATAAGCTCAAACAGGCGGGACTGAATAATTGTGGAGATGTTCAGAATACAACGTTGGAGAAGATGGAAAAAGTGCTGGGCAAGAAACTTGGACAGAATTTGTTCCAGAACTGCAGAGGAATTGATGATCGTCCTTTGGCTTACGAGCAG ATCCGCAAAACAGTTTCTGCCGAAATGAACTTTGGTATTCGCTTTACCAACTCGGTCGAGTGCGAACAATTTCTGTGTCAGCTCAGCGAAGAGGTTACTAAGCGTCTGGTTGAGATAAGGCGCAAAGCTAGATCGATTAATCTGAAGATAATGGTGCGCGCCGCCGAAGCGCCAGTCGAAACCTCCAAGTACATGGGCCACGGAGTTTGCGATATAATCAACAAGTCCTCTCTGATCAAATATGCCACGGATGATGTAAATGTAATCACCACGGTGGTCCTCGACCTGATGAAAGACGCCGATATACCGCCCGACGAATTGCGTGGGCTAGGCATACATCTCACTAGGCTGGAGGATGCCAACGAAGTTCGGAAGGAGAACAATATCAAGGAGATGTTCGGCAAAATGTCCGAAATGAGGAAAG ATAAACCAATACCCCAAGGAGCAGTTGGCGATAAGTCCATAGGCGATGATAAAG TCAACAAACCACTCGTGTTTGAAAATAAACCTAAGCCCCGTGAGCCCAGGAATGTTTTGAGTATGCTCACGGCAGCAGCGGTGAGCAGGAAATCGGTAACCGAAGACAGGAGTCAAAGAGGAACTTCAAAGCCGATAACTCGGCCATTATCCCTTGTACCAAAACTTGATGAGGATGTTTTGGCTCAGCTGCCGGAGGATATACGCCTCGAGGTGATTGCCAATAGGGAGGAACACCTCTGCATTGCCGAGTACGATGGATATCGTTCTCCACAATATCCGACCCTCCGCTCACCGCCTTTATTAAATCCATATGTCACCACCAATGTGAGCCCGCTAAAGGCCACCGATCTTAAGCCATCGACTTCCCGGGCGGCTGTGGCTAGATTGCAAAAGCGCAAGGAGCGCAAGGAGCAAGAGCATTACATCCGATCGGATCAGATTGTGGCAGACTACATTGATGATCTGCCTGATTTCGTGAATCCCCATATTCTGAAGCTCATCTCACATCCCGTGGAGATGCCCGAGCTGCTGATGGGGGACAACTACAAGGACTTGCTGAACGATTGGGTCAGTCGCGAGGAGGTGCCAAAGCCGAATGACGTGGATCTTATTCTCAAGCAGGTTTCTCGTATGATTAAGAACGACCAATTGGACCACGTGTGCGATGTGATGAAGTATTGGTGCCG GATCATCAATATGAAACGCAGCAGCTCTTGCTGCTGGCACGTGGCTTATAAGCACATTGAGGAGAGTATCCAGAACCAAATGCTTACGATTGAGGGTTACAGTCTGTTATTCATTGAGTACATTCGTTGCATAAAGTGCTCCTAA
- the Gale gene encoding UDP-galactose 4'-epimerase, isoform A, translating into MAPPTVLVTGGAGYIGSHTVLEMLNAGYNVICVDNLCNAYSSGAKLPEALSRVQEITGKKVNFYRVDITDREQVRSVFQEHKIDMVAHFAALKAVGESCRIPLQYYHNNMTGTNVLLEAMADNNVFKFVYSSSATVYGEPKFLPVTEEHPTGNCTSPYGKTKYFTEEILKDLCKSDKRWAVVSLRYFNPVGAHISGRIGEDPNGEPNNLMPYIAQVAVGRRPSLSVYGSDFPTHDGTGVRDYIHIVDLAEGHVKALDKLRNIAETGFFAYNLGTGVGYSVLDMVKAFEKASGKKVNYTLVDRRSGDVATCYADATLADKKLGWKAERGIDKMCEDTWRWQSQNPNGYANK; encoded by the exons ATGGCCCCACCCACGGTCCTGGTCACCGGAGGAGCCGGCTACATTGGCTCCCACACGGTTCTGGAGATGCTCAATGCGGGCTACAACGTCATCTGCGTGGACAACCTGTGCAACGCCTACAGCAGCGGGGCCAAACTGCCGGAGGCCCTCAGCCGGGTGCAGGAAATCACCGGCAAGAAGGTCAACTTCTATAGAGTGGACATCACGGACAGGGAGCAGGTGCGCTCCGTCTTCCAGGAG CACAAAATCGACATGGTGGCCCACTTTGCCGCCCTGAAGGCCGTGGGTGAGTCCTGCCGCATACCTTTGCAGTACTACCACAACAACATGACCGGCACCAATGTCCTGCTGGAGGCGATGGCCGACAACAATGTCTTCAAGTTCGTGTACAGCTCCAGCGCCACCGTATACGGTGAGCCAAAGTTCCTGCCCGTGACCGAGGAGCATCCCACGGGCAACTGTACATCGCCCTACGGCAAGACTAAATATTTCACCGAGGAGATTCTCAAGGATCTGTGCAAGTCTGACAAG CGTTGGGCAGTGGTTTCGCTGCGGTACTTCAACCCGGTGGGTGCCCACATCAGTGGTCGGATTGGCGAGGATCCGAACGGCGAGCCCAACAACCTGATGCCCTACATCGCACAGGTGGCCGTGGGTCGACGTCCCAGCCTGAGTGTCTACGGCAGCGACTTTCCCACGCACGACGGCACCGGCGTGCGCGATTACATCCACATCGTGGACCTGGCCGAGGGACACGTAAAGGCGTTGGACAAGCTGCGCAACATCGCGGAGACGGGCTTTTTCGCCTACAATTTGGGCACCGGCGTGGGCTACTCGGTGCTGGACATGGTGAAGGCGTTTGAGAAGGCCTCCGGCAAGAAGGTCAACTACACTCTGGTGGACCGACGGTCCGGAGATGTGGCCACTTGCTATGCGGACGCCACGTTGGCGGATAAGAAGCTGGGCTGGAAGGCCGAGCGTGGCATCGACAAGATGTGCGAGGACACGTGGCGCTGGCAGAGCCAGAACCCAAACGGGTATGCCAACAAGTAG